One genomic segment of Clavelina lepadiformis chromosome 3, kaClaLepa1.1, whole genome shotgun sequence includes these proteins:
- the LOC143450642 gene encoding monocarboxylate transporter 6-like, with protein sequence MAFDSVKAWIVVFAFAANAVTMGPMKCTGVFFLPFQLDLNATAKEASLVTSLIYGMYFFCGPIASVLSNRFGFKRTALLGGLIASAGTTVACLSPSIEVVYITLGIFIGFGSCLVLTPVYALIGQVFVDKRPLVNNIVSLGSAMSAIPLGLLVQLWIDSYGWRGSVLLLGGIVLNSLLFVYLIKILSTQRDVVLRSKSRKLLNIELLRTVIFPAYCIACGLHMASMVCVSVYLVRFAQSLGISNYQAAGLTSIMGLVDILLRPAVGYLTSIEKVGRVRVNRCVVLYVSMAVQAVTTLLLPFTRGYSEVVAVTVAYAACIGFCGALPITVLADLFGADKLPSTLGFRSFVVGAFSLATPPLIGIWVDIIGSYNVPFFASSAFSLAASFVLVLIHFLHGTSNSEGTPVT encoded by the exons ATGGCTTTTGATTCTGTGAAAGCTTGGATTGTAGTCTTTGCATTTGCGGCAAATGCAGTGACAATGGGACCAATGAAATGCACTGGAGTGTTTTTTCTTCCTTTCCAGTTGGATTTGAATGCTACTGCAAAGGAAGCTTCTCTCGTCACATCATTAATCTACGGAATGTATTTTTTCTGTG GTCCCATTGCGTCTGTTTTGAGCAACCGGTTTGGTTTCAAGCGAACAGCTCTTTTAGGTGGACTCATCGCTTCAGCTGGTACGACGGTTGCATGTTTGTCCCCCTCAATAGAAGTGGTTTATATAACCTTGGGCATTTTTATAG GTTTTGGTTCATGTCTGGTGTTAACTCCGGTCTATGCTCTTATTGGCCAAGTATTTGTGGACAAACGACCTCTCGTAAACAACATTGTAAGCCTTGGAAGTGCAATGTCAGCTATTCCACTAGGACTTCTTGTGCAATTATGGATTGATTCTTATGGTTGGCGTGGATCCGTGTTATTGCTGGGGGGTATAGTTTTAAATAGTCTTTTATTCGTTTATCTCATAAAGATTCTTTCAACGCAAAGGGATGTTGTATTGCGTAGTAAATCTAGAAAACTGCTGAATATCGAATTGTTACGAACCGTAATATTTCCAGCGTACTGCATAGCATGTGGTCTACATATGGCGAGTATGGTTTGCGTAAGCGTTTATCTGGTGCGCTTTGCACAGTCACTTGGTATAAGTAATTACCAAGCGGCTGGGCTTACGTCAATAATGGGCCTAGTTGACATTCTATTACGACCAGCAGTGGGCTATCTAACAAGTATAGAAAAGGTCGGGCGAGTTCGGGTGAATCGGTGCGTTGTACTCTACGTATCGATGGCAGTTCAAGCGGTGACTACTTTGCTATTGCCTTTTACACGAGGGTACAGCGAAGTGGTAGCGGTAACAGTAGCGTACGCTGCGTGCATTGGCTTCTGCGGTGCACTGCCTATCACTGTTCTGGCTGATCTTTTTGGGGCTGATAAGCTTCCTTCTACGTTAGGGTTTCGTTCATTTGTAGTCGGCGCATTTTCACTCGCCACACCACCCCTGATCGGCATATGGGTGGATATTATTGGAAGTTATAACGTACCTTTTTTTGCAAGTAGTGCATTTTCACTTGCGGCAAGCTTTGTGCTTGTTTTGATACATTTCCTACACGGCACTTCTAACTCCGAAGGGACACCGGTGACGTAG
- the LOC143450473 gene encoding cytochrome P450 2U1-like: MFLWKKLFCFSRNVILNNTILPCNIMFESHILFNSYLVSSLLVGIICFIIYHYWYKRGSNSLPGKRGLPLLGVIFSLGKYMEQIFSQWGKIYGPLYGIKVGPFDVVVIGSSEVAYEAFVKNDCFNDRVDQSLPMISDGFGVVNINRTDFHKEQRRFCLNTLRDLGMGRRNLEPKIIDAVDKLCDEIDSLCDESGRSEPFTLTRFMHTTTSKIISCMVFNRDVTEECEYFQRSVSEKDGENRVHEIRLTFMAMAPFLRKIPPFSSTYKSGMKLRESLHDEIREEIKRHQETLDLDNPRDFIDHFLNEMNKRALHNDATKSEEEISIKPSVEDDEEISSDWERYSSFHLNQLKSLVRDLFLAGTDTTANAVAWLIIYLCKYPEVQVKLQNEIDSVFGTDGVPAMSKMRQLPYLRAIIQETSRIRPIVPLSLPHKASRDAKLLGYCIPKGAIILTNIWAIHHDETKWPDPETFLPERHLDDGGNFVKSSDWMVFGVGPRGCLGQQLAYMELCIMTVLLFRRFTFSLAPGEQPDMAGRSGIILKPPDPKVIAQRRNG; this comes from the exons ATGTTTCTTTGgaaaaaactgttttgtttCAGTAGAAATGTAATACTTAACAACACCATATTGCCCTGTAACATAATGTTTGAAAGTCATATTCTGTTTAATTCTTATTTGGTTTCTTCACTGCTGGTGGGTATAATCTGCTTCATCATCTATCATTATTGGTACAAGAGGGGTTCAAACAGTCTTCCCGGGAAAAGAGGTCTTCCATTGCTCGGAGTAATTTTTTCATTAGGAAAATATAtggaacaaatattttcacaatgGGGTAAAATTTATGGCCCTCTTTATGGTATAAAAGTGGGACCTTTTGACGTTGTTGTAATCGGAAGTTCAGAAGTCGCTTATGAAGCTTTTGTGAAGAACGACTGTTTTAACGACAGAGTTGACCAGTCATTGCCAATGATATCTGACGGTTTTGGTGTGGTTAACATAAATCGAACCGACTTCCATAAAGAACAGCGACGTTTCTGTTTAAATACGCTTCGTGATCTTGGAATGGGTCGTCGAAATCTAGAACCCAAAATCATTGATGCAGTAGACAAGCTTTGTGACGAAATCGACTCGCTCTGTGATGAATCCGGACGGTCGGAGCCTTTCACGCTCACCAGATTTATGCATACTACCACCAGCAAGATAATTAGCTGCATGGTGTTCAATCGAGATGTAACCGAGGAATGTGAATATTTTCAACGCTCTGTTTCGGAAAAAGATGGTGAAAATAGAGTTCATGAAATACGTTTAACATTCATGGCGATGGCTCCCTTCCTGAGGAAGATACCACCTTTTAGCTCCACATATAAGTCAGGTATGAAGCTGCGTGAAAGCTTACATGATGAAATAAGAGAAGAAATTAAAAGGCACCAGGAAACTCTGGATCTTGACAACCCACGTGATTTCATAGATCATTTTTTAAACGAAATGAATAAACGTGCTTTGCACAATGATG CAACAAAGAGTGAAGAGGAAATCAGCATCAAGCCTAGTGTTGAAGACGATGAGGAAATATCCAGCGATTGGGAGCGCTATTCATCGTTTCACCTGAATCAGCTTAAATCACTTGTTCGTGATCTTTTTTTGGCCGGCACTGATACAACAGCAAATGCTGTGGCCTGGCTTATTATTTATCTTTGCAAGTACCCTGAGGTACAAGTGAAActgcaaaatgaaattgaCAGTGTCTTTGGCACAGATGGAGTGCCAGCAATGTCGAAGATGAGACAACTACCTTATCTTCGAGCCATAATACAA GAAACATCTAGAATCCGACCGATCGTGCCACTATCACTTCCACACAAAGCATCACGCGATGCCAAGTTGCTTGGATACTGCATTCCAAAGGGAGCAATTATACTCACAAATATTTGGGCTATTCATCATGACGAAACAAAATGGCCTGACCCTGAAACATTTCTGCCAGAGAGGCATTTGGATGATGGcggaaattttgtaaaatcatcTGATTGGATGGTGTTTGGTGTAGGTCCGAGAGGCTGTTTAGGCCAGCAGTTGGCATATATGGAACTCTGCATCATGACTGTGTTGTTATTCAGAAGGTTTACGTTTTCGCTGGCACCTGGAGAGCAACCAGATATGGCTGGAAGGTCAGGGATTATTCTTAAGCCTCCCGACCCTAAAGTCATAGCGCAGCGTCGAAATGGGTGA